A single Photobacterium toruni DNA region contains:
- the astB gene encoding N-succinylarginine dihydrolase, whose amino-acid sequence MMAYEANFDGLVGPTHNYSGLSVGNIASVTYKHQVSNPKHAALQGLEKMYALANLGLIQGVIAPQMRPEIKILRRLGFSGSDRCVLQQASQHAPQLLTSCYSASSMWAANAATVSPSADTNDRRIHFTPANLVSHFHRSIEHQTTARILAAMFNDDRHFCHHQPLPASAQLGDEGAANHTRFCDQYGNQGVEMFVFGGYGFDQQQQALTQYPARQTYEASAAIARLHQLDPQQVVMAQQNPLLIDQGVFHNDVIAVGNQQTLFCHQQAFLNKADLYQQLHMKMGANFSIIEVPDDLVSISDAISSYLFNSQLVTLPNGDVSLILPQQCQDNSRVWQYIQQLLQSNLGINRVDLFDLSQSMQNGGGPACLRLRVVLTVEEQQAVNPAVLLTDSLFKQLQAWIHLHYRDRLVEADFADPSLLLQSQTALDELTHILKLGSVYDFQRI is encoded by the coding sequence ATAATGGCATATGAGGCTAATTTTGATGGGTTAGTAGGGCCTACACATAACTACAGTGGTTTATCTGTAGGCAATATTGCTTCTGTAACTTATAAACACCAAGTATCAAACCCTAAGCATGCGGCATTACAAGGGCTAGAGAAAATGTATGCGCTAGCTAATTTAGGATTAATTCAAGGTGTTATTGCGCCTCAAATGCGGCCTGAGATCAAGATATTACGTCGATTAGGTTTTAGTGGCAGTGATCGTTGTGTGTTACAACAAGCATCACAACATGCACCTCAGCTATTAACCAGTTGTTATTCAGCATCAAGCATGTGGGCTGCTAATGCTGCAACCGTCTCACCATCAGCAGACACAAATGATCGACGGATACATTTTACGCCGGCTAATTTAGTGAGCCACTTCCATCGTTCTATTGAGCATCAAACAACAGCGCGTATTTTGGCTGCAATGTTTAATGATGATCGTCATTTTTGTCATCACCAGCCATTACCTGCATCTGCACAGTTAGGAGATGAGGGGGCAGCTAACCATACGCGTTTTTGTGATCAGTATGGAAATCAAGGTGTCGAAATGTTTGTTTTTGGCGGCTATGGTTTTGATCAACAGCAACAGGCACTAACGCAATATCCCGCTCGACAAACCTATGAGGCGAGTGCGGCTATTGCACGATTACATCAATTAGATCCGCAGCAGGTTGTGATGGCTCAACAGAATCCGTTATTAATTGATCAAGGTGTGTTTCATAATGATGTGATTGCGGTTGGAAATCAGCAAACGTTATTTTGTCACCAACAGGCTTTTTTAAATAAAGCTGATCTCTATCAGCAACTCCATATGAAAATGGGGGCTAATTTTTCCATTATAGAAGTACCTGATGATCTCGTAAGTATCAGTGATGCTATCAGTAGTTACTTATTTAATTCACAATTAGTGACGTTGCCTAATGGTGATGTTAGTTTAATTTTACCGCAACAGTGTCAGGATAATTCGCGAGTATGGCAATATATTCAGCAGTTATTGCAATCGAACCTCGGTATTAATCGTGTTGATTTATTTGATTTAAGCCAGAGTATGCAAAATGGTGGTGGTCCAGCATGTTTGCGTTTAAGAGTGGTATTAACTGTTGAAGAACAGCAAGCGGTTAATCCTGCAGTATTATTGACTGATTCATTATTTAAACAACTACAAGCATGGATTCATTTACATTATCGGGATCGATTAGTAGAGGCTGATTTTGCTGATCCATCATTGTTATTACAGTC